From Arachis stenosperma cultivar V10309 chromosome 2, arast.V10309.gnm1.PFL2, whole genome shotgun sequence, one genomic window encodes:
- the LOC130961740 gene encoding uncharacterized protein LOC130961740 codes for MAMAETSALCFSRFRFPSSLASISRSTLSSPLSPLFSSSFNFSSSRSSRHHIVVKATDDSSNLSGDDPFRSFPWFQSDSEIQWVHEDRITLFTADGLVQIGGSITPRHVSSSDKQQGKFKTSQKQRFQESNYMDPDQGLCLGALFDIAATNGLDMGRRFCIFGFCRSIEMLSDVVEDTVLEHGGEVIMAEKEVKGDLHEKLTMTVAVPLLWGVPPASETLHLAVKSGGGIVDKVYWQWYFL; via the exons aTGGCAATGGCTGAAACCTCTGCACTTTGCTTCTCAAGATTCAGATTCCCTTCTTCTCTTGCATCAATTTCTCGTTCCACGCTATCATCTCCTCTCTCCCCGCTTTTCAGCTCCTCATTCAATTTCTCATCATCTCGTTCTTCTCGCCATCATATCGTGGTCAAAGCTACCGATGACTCTTCCAACCTATCCGGTGATGATCCTTTTCGATCTTTCCCGTGGTTCCAATCCGACTCCG AAATTCAATGGGTTCATGAGGATAGAATTACATTGTTCACCGCTGATGGACTGGTGCAGATTGGAGGCTCCATCACCCCTCGCCATGTTAGCTCTTCAGAT AAGCAGCAGGGGAAATTCAAAACTTCTCAAAAACAACGGTTCCAAGAAAGTAATTACATGGATCCCGATCAAGGCCTTTGTTTAGGCGCACTATTCGATATTGCAGCTACTAAT GGACTTGATATGGGAAGAAGATTCTGCATTTTTGGCTTCTGCCGTTCCATTGAGATGCTCAGTGATGTAGTTGAAGACACTGTCTTAGAGCATGGTGGGGAG GTTATTATGGCAGAGAAGGAAGTCAAAGGTGATTTGCATGAAAAGCTAACCATGACTGTTGCAGTGCCATTACTATGGGGTGTTCCTCCGGCATCTGAGACGCTTCATCTAGCTGTTAAAAGTGGTGGAGGTATTGTAGACAAGGTCTATTGGCAATGGTACTTTCTGTAA
- the LOC130960713 gene encoding ABC transporter B family member 1 translates to MSQQDSEEEIKTIEHWKWSEMQGLELVPGESQPPPPPTTTRTASMEEEQRGEQYKEQEKMVEKVTSEANRDGGAATSTSGGGEKGESVEPVGFGELFRFADSLDHILMGIGTIGAMVHGCSLPLFLRFFADLVNSFGSNANNVDKMTQEVVKYAFYFLVVGAAIWASSWAEISCWMWTGERQSTRMRIKYLEAALEQDIQFFDTEVRTSDVVSAINTDAVMVQDAISEKLGNFIHYFGTFISGFAVGFSAVWQLALVTLAVVPMIAVIGAIHTTTLAKLSAKSQEALSQAGNIVEQTVVQIRVVLAFVGENRALQGYSSALRIAQKLGYKTGFAKGMGLGATYFVVFCCYALLLWYGGYLVRHHYTNGGLAIATMFAVCIGGLALAQSAPSIAAFTKARVAAAKIYRVIDHKPAIERNNESGVELDSVTGLVELKNVDFSYPSRPDVRILNNFTLSVPAGKTIALVGSSGSGKSTVVSLIERFYDPSSGQVLLDGNDVKSLKLKWLRQQIGLVSQEPALFATTIRENILLGRSDADQVEIEEAARVANAHSFIIKLPEGYETQVGERGLQLSGGQKQRIAIARAMLKNPAILLLDEATSALDSESEKLVQEALDRFMIGRTTLVIAHRLSTIRKADLVAVLQQGSVSEIGTHDELFAKGENGVYAKLIRMQEAAHETAMSNARKSSARPSSARNSVSSPIIARNSSYGRSPYSRRLSDFSTSDFSLSIDASHPNYKLEKLAFKEQASSFWRLAKMNSPEWLYALIGSIGSVVCGSLSAFFAYVLSAVLSVYYNPNHRHMIREIEKYCYLLIGLSSAALIFNTLQHFFWDIVGENLTKRVREKMFSAVLQNEMAWFDQEENESARIAARLSLDANNVRSAIGDRISVIVQNTALMLVACTAGFVLQWRLALVLVAVFPVVVAATVLQKMFMTGFSGDLEAAHAKATQLAGEAIANVRTVAAFNSEKKIVGLFVSNLEIPLRRCFWKGQISGSGYGIAQFALYASYALGLWYASWLVKHGISDFSKTIRVFMVLMVSANGAAETLTLAPDFIKGGRAMRSVFELLDRRTEIEPDDSDATPVPDRLRGEVELKHVDFSYPTRPDMPVFRDLSLRARAGKTLALVGPSGCGKSSVIALIQRFYDPSSGRVMIDGKDIRKYNLKSLRRHIAVVPQEPCLFATSIYENIAYGHDSATEAEIIEAATLANAHKFISGLPEGYKTFVGERGVQLSGGQKQRIAIARAFVRKAELMLLDEATSALDAESERSVQEALDRACTGKTTIIVAHRLSTIRNANLIAVIDDGKVAEQGSHSQLLKNHPDGIYARMIQLQRFSNNQVIGVASSSSSSTRPNDDQRES, encoded by the exons atgtCACAACAAGATTCTGAGGAAGAGATAAAGACCATTGAACATTGGAAATGGTCTGAAATGCAAGGACTTGAGCTTGTTCCAGGAGAAtcacaaccaccaccaccaccaacaacaacaagaacagCATCAATGGAGGAAGAACAAAGAGGAGAACAATACAAGGAGCAAGAAAAAATGGTGGAGAAGGTCACTTCAGAAGCAAATAGAGATGGTGGTGCTGCTACTAGTACTAGTGGTGGTGGAGAAAAAGGTGAAAGTGTTGAACCTGTTGGGTTTGGTGAGCTTTTCAGATTTGCTGATTCATTGGATCACATCCTAATGGgaattggaacaattggagcaATGGTACATGGATGTTCATTGCCACTGTTCTTAAGGTTCTTTGCTGATCTTGTGAACTCTTTTGGTTCCAATGCCAATAATGTGGACAAGATGACCCAGGAAGTTGTTAAG TATGCATTTTACTTCCTTGTTGTTGGTGCTGCTATATGGGCATCATCATGGGCAG AGATTTCATGTTGGATGTGGACAGGTGAGAGGCAATCAACAAGGATGAGGATCAAGTATCTTGAAGCTGCTTTAGAACAAGACATTCAATTCTTTGACACAGAGGTTAGAACCTCAGACGTTGTTTCTGCAATCAACACTGATGCTGTCATGGTCCAAGATGCCATTAGTGAGAAG TTGGGTAATTTCATTCACTACTTTGGCACATTTATTTCTGGGTTTGCTGTGGGATTCAGTGCTGTGTGGCAATTAGCACTGGTCACTCTTGCTGTAGTTCCTATGATAGCTGTCATTGGAGCCATTCACACAACCACTTTGGCCAAGCTCTCTGCTAAAAGccaagaagctctttctcaaGCAGGCAACATTGTTGAACAG aCTGTTGTTCAAATCAGAGTGGTGTTGGCATTTGTTGGGGAGAATAGAGCACTGCAAGGTTACTCATCTGCACTGAGGATTGCTCAGAAGCTTGGATACAAAACTGGATTTGCAAAGGGAATGGGATTGGGTGCTACATACTTTGTTGTTTTCTGCTGCTATGCTCTTTTGctttggtatggtggatatctAGTTAGGCATCACTACACCAATGGAGGATTAGCCATTGCAACCATGTTTGCTGTTTGTATTGGTGGATT GGCTTTAGCCCAGTCTGCACCAAGCATAGCTGCATTTACAAAGGCCAGAGTGGCAGCTGCGAAAATTTACCGTGTGATCGATCACAAGCCGGCTATAGAGAGAAACAATGAATCTGGTGTGGAGTTAGACAGTGTCACAGGACTAGTGGAGCTGAAAAATGTGGACTTTTCATATCCATCTAGGCCAGATGTTAGGATTCTCAACAATTTCACCTTAAGTGTGCCTGCCGGCAAGACCATAGCCTTGGTGGGAAGCAGCGGCTCCGGAAAGAGCACGGTTGTGTCCCTCATAGAGAGATTCTATGACCCTTCATCAG GACAAGTTTTGTTAGATGGGAATGATGTTAAGAGTTTGAAGCTAAAGTGGTTGAGGCAGCAAATAGGACTAGTGAGCCAAGAACCGGCTTTGTTTGCGACAACAATCAGAGAAAACATACTCTTAGGAAGATCTGATGCTGACCAAGTTGAGATTGAAGAAGCTGCAAGAGTAGCCAATGCTCATTCTTTCATTATCAAACTTCCAGAAGGTTATGAAACACAG GTAGGTGAAAGGGGGTTGCAACTTTCAGGAGGCCAAAAGCAGAGAATTGCTATAGCAAGGGCAATGCTGAAGAACCCAGCAATTCTTCTCCTAGATGAGGCGACAAGTGCGTTGGACTCCGAGTCAGAAAAGCTTGTGCAAGAAGCACTTGATAGGTTTATGATTGGTAGAACAACACTTGTGATTGCACATCGCCTTTCCACGATTCGCAAAGCTGACCTTGTTGCAGTACTTCAGCAAGGAAGTGTATCAGAAATTGGAACTCATGATGAGCTTTTCGCCAAAGGCGAAAATGGAGTCTATGCCAAGCTTATCAGGATGCAAGAGGCTGCCCATGAAACTGCCATGAGTAATGCTAGAAAGAGTAGTGCAAG GCCTTCGAGTGCAAGAAACTCTGTAAGTTCACCTATTATTGCTCGGAACTCTTCTTACGGCCGGTCACCATACTCAAGAAGGCTATCTGACTTCTCCACATCGGATTTTAGTCTTTCCATTGATGCATCACATCCAAATTACAAGCTCGAAAAGCTTGCCTTCAAAGAGCAAGCCAGTTCCTTTTGGAGACTTGCAAAGATGAACTCTCCTGAATGGCTCTATGCTTTAATTGGTTCTATAGGTTCAGTTGTTTGTGGATCCCTTAGTGCCTTCTTTGCTTATGTTCTTAGTGCTGTTCTCAGTGTCTATTACAATCCGAACCACAGACACATGATCCGAGAAATAGAAAAGTACTGCTACTTGTTAATAGGACTTTCATCCGCAGCTCTTATCTTCAATACATTGCAGCATTTCTTCTGGGATATTGTTGGCGAAAATCTCACGAAACGAGTGAGGGAGAAAATGTTCAGTGCAGTGCTCCAGAACGAAATGGCATGGTTCGATCAGGAAGAAAATGAGAGTGCTAGAATTGCAGCAAGGCTATCTCTTGATGCCAACAATGTCAGATCAGCCATTGGAGATCGAATTTCAGTAATTGTGCAGAACACTGCACTTATGTTGGTTGCTTGCACTGCAGGGTTTGTACTACAGTGGCGCCTTGCTCTCGTCCTTGTAGCCGTCTTCCCAGTTGTTGTTGCAGCCACTGTTTTGCAG AAAATGTTCATGACTGGTTTCTCTGGTGACCTTGAAGCTGCTCATGCTAAGGCCACACAACTTGCTGGGGAGGCTATAGCCAATGTAAGGACTGTTGCAGCCTTTAATTCGGAAAAGAAAATCGTAGGACTTTTCGTCTCAAACCTTGAAATTCCTCTAAGACGCTGCTTTTGGAAGGGACAAATTTCTGGAAGTGGATATGGGATAGCACAGTTTGCACTCTATGCTTCCTATGCACTTGGTCTTTGGTATGCTTCTTGGCTTGTGAAGCACGGAATATCTGACTTCTCTAAAACAATCCGAGTTTTTATGGTCCTCATGGTCTCGGCTAATGGTGCTGCTGAAACTTTAACTCTGGCTCCTGACTTCATCAAGGGGGGTAGAGCCATGAGGTCTGTCTTTGAACTCCTTGACCGCAGAACTGAAATTGAGCCGGATGATTCTGATGCTACACCTGTTCCTGACCGGCTTCGTGGTGAAGTTGAGCTGAAACATGTTGACTTCTCTTACCCTACTCGGCCGGATATGCCTGTTTTCCGGGACCTCAGTCTTCGTGCAAGAGCAGGTAAAACTCTAGCCCTTGTAGGGCCTAGTGGCTGTGGTAAGAGCTCAGTCATTGCACTTATCCAGAGGTTCTATGATCCATCCTCCGGCCGAGTCATGATTGATGGAAAGGACATAAGGAAATACAACCTTAAGTCCCTAAGAAGGCACATTGCTGTGGTGCCTCAAGAACCATGCTTGTTTGCTACTTCAATATATGAAAACATTGCTTATGGCCATGATTCGGCTACTGAAGCCGAGATCATTGAGGCTGCTACTCTTGCCAACGCGCACAAGTTCATATCCGGCCTGCCTGAAGGATACAAAACATTTGTTGGGGAGAGAGGAGTTCAGCTATCAGGAGGACAAAAGCAAAGAATAGCTATTGCTAGAGCTTTTGTGAGGAAGGCAGAACTCATGCTTCTCGACGAAGCAACAAGTGCACTAGATGCAGAATCTGAGAGGTCTGTGCAGGAGGCTTTAGACCGAGCTTGCACTGGAAAAACAACTATCATAGTAGCTCACAGACTATCCACAATCAGGAATGCCAATCTCATTGCAGTGATTGATGATGGGAAAGTAGCAGAACAAGGATCACATTCACAGTTGCTGAAGAATCACCCTGATGGGATCTATGCAAGAATGATTCAGTTACAAAGATTCTCAAACAACCAAGTCATTGGTGTTGCCTCAAGTTCAAGCTCCTCAACAAGACCAAACGATGATCAAAGGGAAAGCTAG